One genomic segment of Paenibacillus sp. FSL H8-0332 includes these proteins:
- a CDS encoding extracellular solute-binding protein: MKKMKSLLLAPALMAVLISGCGGGNEGAAPSPSANDSGASPAASASPAANVEPLNLNFYYYSQALQINGDLPIFQEAAKATGVTLKNVAPTGGDDAQAWNLLLASGELPDIVAYQLSGLNNIAVQGALVPLDDLLAENAPNFKAFLDGNKAVKSAITASDGKIYVVPFVSDGEAQEGWYIRQDWLDKLGLKAPATVQEYYEVLKAFREQDPNGNGKKDEVPFFSRNATSGFASLFPLWDASLSFKLKDGKIVYGPNEPEYKTAATETAKWYKEGLIDKEIFTRGNTARDILFANDTGGSVHDWFASTANYNNKLQPTLPNFSLRPIAPPASISGKVFEVTKRNPLGNDAGWAISANAKDPAAVLRYLDFWWTEEGRRLHNFGIEGETYTVVDGKPVFTEKVLNEPAVVDYLIKTTGAQLTIGGHQDFAYEEQWTNKIALEGVKMYVDNNYFAPEYQVPQLNFTLDEDKKIKELFPPIETYVMETSQKWFMGGETVEGSYDAFVQQLKQLKLDEVLEIYNTAYARYLEQQ; this comes from the coding sequence ATGAAAAAGATGAAAAGCCTGCTGCTTGCACCAGCGCTTATGGCCGTCCTGATATCAGGCTGCGGAGGCGGCAACGAGGGGGCAGCCCCATCCCCATCAGCGAATGATTCAGGCGCTTCGCCTGCCGCCTCTGCTTCACCGGCAGCAAATGTGGAACCGCTAAATCTTAACTTCTATTATTATAGCCAGGCGCTTCAGATTAACGGCGATTTGCCGATTTTTCAGGAAGCGGCCAAGGCTACCGGCGTCACACTGAAGAATGTAGCTCCGACCGGAGGCGACGATGCCCAGGCGTGGAATCTGCTGCTCGCTTCGGGTGAACTGCCTGATATTGTGGCTTACCAGCTGTCCGGACTTAATAATATCGCTGTTCAGGGCGCGCTTGTGCCGCTGGATGACCTGCTGGCCGAGAATGCTCCGAACTTCAAGGCGTTCCTGGACGGGAACAAGGCGGTTAAGAGTGCTATCACTGCCTCAGACGGCAAGATTTATGTCGTGCCGTTCGTGTCTGACGGGGAAGCCCAGGAGGGCTGGTATATCCGTCAGGATTGGCTCGACAAGCTGGGGCTGAAGGCTCCGGCAACAGTTCAGGAGTACTACGAGGTGCTGAAGGCGTTCCGTGAACAGGACCCTAACGGAAACGGCAAGAAGGACGAGGTGCCTTTCTTCTCCCGCAATGCCACTTCCGGCTTCGCTTCCCTATTTCCGCTGTGGGATGCCTCGCTGTCCTTCAAGCTGAAGGACGGTAAGATCGTATACGGGCCGAACGAGCCGGAGTATAAGACGGCTGCGACCGAGACAGCCAAGTGGTACAAGGAAGGGCTGATTGATAAGGAGATCTTCACCCGCGGCAATACCGCACGTGATATTCTCTTTGCGAATGATACCGGCGGTTCTGTGCATGACTGGTTCGCCAGCACCGCCAATTACAACAACAAGCTCCAGCCGACTCTGCCTAATTTCTCGCTGCGTCCTATCGCACCTCCGGCCAGCATCTCCGGCAAGGTATTTGAAGTAACCAAGCGCAATCCGCTGGGCAACGATGCCGGCTGGGCGATTTCAGCGAATGCCAAGGACCCGGCGGCTGTACTGCGCTATTTGGACTTCTGGTGGACTGAAGAAGGACGCCGTCTGCATAACTTTGGAATCGAAGGCGAAACGTACACGGTGGTGGACGGCAAGCCGGTATTCACCGAGAAGGTATTGAATGAGCCTGCTGTAGTCGATTATTTGATCAAGACCACCGGTGCCCAGTTGACGATCGGCGGACATCAGGATTTCGCCTACGAAGAGCAATGGACGAATAAGATCGCTCTGGAAGGCGTGAAAATGTATGTGGACAATAACTACTTCGCCCCGGAGTACCAGGTGCCGCAGCTGAACTTCACCCTGGATGAAGACAAGAAGATTAAGGAGCTGTTCCCGCCGATCGAAACTTATGTGATGGAAACTTCGCAGAAGTGGTTCATGGGCGGAGAGACAGTGGAGGGCAGCTATGACGCATTCGTTCAGCAGCTGAAGCAGCTGAAGCTGGATGAAGTACTGGAAATCTATAATACGGCTTACGCGCGTTATCTGGAACAACAATAA